A region from the Sandaracinus amylolyticus genome encodes:
- a CDS encoding sigma 54-interacting transcriptional regulator — protein MSTPRLHHLVQSSVPFGTVLAPGSIIADRYRVEGVLGRGGASTVLAVHDERTGDEVALKLVALDEPGLADAFRDELGALTGLAHPSLVRLLDVGVARIDGAAHGFYTAPRLEGRDLEEHARGRAWDAVEPRLAEALSALFTLHRNLVLHGDLTPRNVLVGARGATLIDLSCARSVGARSATGLRKGELRGTPGFVAPEWMRGEPGDARSDLFALGRTLEVLAKACRGRVPAHVRRLAARLLALDPAERPVDVLEVCDLLALPPPTSGPADASRTIGRDAIVAQLESALDALVHARSGPRAIALVGAPGAGRTRLLSELRWRAQMRVRVEEAIGREARLQRALERIAGQRVADARDVIAMLRRVRAAGTRTVLVLDDVHRIEPMERALARALVALLEPSDPLLFAVTTLERGESLEGALELRVPPLDDDAVRRWLGGRVPAAQVEPIVREVRGLPGEIAARLRRGTTTSGAIDVAPLSRAAREVLAELAAGGAAPSEREGAIELVHQGLARVEDGALRIARAEDVERARRALGDEALRAAHARLADRAESAGSRARHLLGAGRIDELEQLVRDGASGVDTVASELAAIAVDHDVVLRCARALEDAGRADEAIRVLARARRRGAPAGALHLRAAIAQLKLSRPAIALRHLARVVDPALRAEAAIERARALVFSGDHVAAEPIARDAIAMLPEGPLLARAHEMLGVALAYRGDPAADHHLDVAERAATDPRAEVRVRSYRAIAAYRRGALDEAAEGYRRALELARAHRLLDQIASAALNLATIDHRAGRFGGALELYDEARELSAALGIPRAEASVRGNLAQLYLEIGALDRARALARSACALAERHALPFTARAAELVEAEIDLREGHRDAARARLARLRRAFEADRSSRELAETMILTARLGGADVREALDVARAAIEAAHADDLWARFHLAQAEHETARGAHHDAMRALERASARAPQEADLRAHIEAACARVAAATGARHAAQEHARAALASWDRCAATLPPALREAFARHPDRAPIFASMRAESAPSPTRDDGRARELERLLELARNVARAKSADEILERAMDAAIELTRAERGFVLLREGDALSAAVARNIDREDLAGSATKYSRTIAARVIERGDPVLTTDAAEDERFAGERSVHAMRLRSVLCVPVRAHDAVLGALYLDNRFERARFDDTDVRLLAGFADHVAIALSNARLRAELEQRTLELEDERHRIEALLDARTREVEHLSRHALSPSASSFHGLVGRTPAMRKLVAAIERLASATASVLIEGESGSGKELVARAIHRAGPRADRPFVGLNCGAVPESLLESELFGHVRGAFTGADRDRAGLFVQAADGTLFLDEVGEMSEAMQVKLLRALESREVRPVGGARTIPVRARIVSATNRRLEHEVRAGRFREDLYYRLAVVVLPVPPLRERADDIPWIARSLLERIDPRLELTRGAVERLARHAWPGNVRELENVLRAASVFARGRRIDADDLVMPVIHASPSEDEPARIARALERHAWNVSLVSRELGIPRMTLYRRLREHGLTRPR, from the coding sequence GTGAGCACGCCGCGATTGCACCACTTGGTACAGTCGAGTGTACCATTTGGTACAGTGCTCGCGCCCGGGTCGATCATCGCGGATCGCTATCGCGTCGAGGGCGTGCTCGGGCGCGGCGGCGCGTCGACCGTGCTCGCGGTGCACGACGAGCGCACCGGCGACGAGGTCGCGCTCAAGCTCGTCGCGCTCGACGAGCCCGGGCTCGCCGATGCGTTCCGCGACGAGCTCGGCGCGCTCACGGGGCTCGCGCATCCGAGCCTCGTGCGCCTGCTCGACGTCGGCGTCGCGCGCATCGACGGCGCGGCGCACGGCTTCTACACCGCGCCCCGGCTCGAAGGACGCGACCTCGAGGAGCACGCACGCGGTCGCGCGTGGGACGCGGTCGAGCCGCGGCTCGCGGAGGCGCTCTCCGCGCTCTTCACGCTCCACCGCAACCTCGTGCTCCACGGCGATCTCACGCCGCGCAACGTGCTGGTCGGCGCGCGCGGCGCGACGCTGATCGATCTCAGCTGCGCGCGCAGCGTCGGCGCGCGGAGCGCGACGGGCCTGCGCAAAGGCGAACTGCGCGGCACGCCGGGGTTCGTCGCGCCCGAGTGGATGCGCGGCGAGCCGGGCGATGCGCGCTCCGATCTGTTCGCGCTCGGGCGGACGCTCGAGGTGCTCGCGAAGGCGTGTCGCGGGCGCGTGCCCGCGCACGTGCGGCGTCTCGCCGCGCGCCTGCTCGCCCTCGATCCCGCGGAGCGCCCGGTCGACGTGCTCGAGGTGTGCGACCTGCTCGCGCTGCCGCCGCCGACGTCGGGACCGGCGGACGCGTCGCGCACGATCGGTCGCGACGCGATCGTCGCGCAGCTCGAGTCGGCGCTCGACGCGCTCGTGCACGCTCGATCGGGGCCGCGCGCGATCGCGCTCGTGGGCGCGCCGGGCGCGGGTCGCACGCGCCTGCTCTCGGAGCTGCGCTGGCGCGCGCAGATGCGGGTGCGCGTCGAGGAGGCGATCGGGCGCGAGGCGCGCCTCCAGCGCGCGCTGGAGCGGATCGCGGGACAGCGCGTCGCCGATGCGCGCGACGTGATCGCGATGCTGCGACGGGTGCGCGCGGCGGGCACTCGCACCGTGCTGGTGCTCGACGACGTCCACCGGATCGAGCCGATGGAGCGCGCGCTCGCGCGCGCCCTCGTGGCGCTGCTCGAGCCGAGCGATCCGCTGCTCTTCGCGGTGACCACGCTCGAGCGCGGGGAATCGCTCGAAGGCGCGCTCGAGCTCCGCGTGCCGCCGCTCGACGACGACGCGGTGCGGCGCTGGCTCGGAGGGCGCGTGCCCGCGGCGCAGGTCGAGCCGATCGTGCGCGAGGTGCGCGGCCTGCCCGGGGAGATCGCGGCGCGCTTGCGGCGCGGCACGACCACGTCGGGCGCGATCGACGTCGCGCCGCTCTCGAGGGCTGCGCGCGAGGTGCTCGCCGAGCTCGCCGCGGGCGGCGCTGCGCCGAGCGAGCGCGAGGGCGCGATCGAGCTGGTGCACCAGGGTCTCGCGCGCGTCGAGGACGGAGCGCTGCGGATCGCGCGCGCCGAGGACGTCGAGCGCGCGCGTCGTGCGCTCGGCGACGAGGCCTTGCGCGCCGCGCACGCGCGGCTGGCCGATCGCGCGGAGAGCGCGGGATCACGCGCGCGGCACCTGCTCGGCGCGGGGCGCATCGACGAGCTCGAGCAGCTCGTGCGCGACGGAGCGTCGGGGGTCGACACCGTCGCGTCGGAGCTCGCCGCGATCGCCGTCGATCACGACGTCGTCCTGCGCTGCGCGCGCGCGCTCGAGGACGCGGGGCGCGCCGACGAGGCGATCCGCGTGCTCGCTCGTGCCCGGCGACGCGGCGCGCCCGCGGGCGCGCTCCACCTCCGTGCGGCGATCGCGCAGCTCAAGCTGAGCCGCCCCGCGATCGCGCTGCGTCACCTCGCGCGCGTCGTCGATCCCGCGCTGCGCGCCGAGGCCGCGATCGAGCGCGCGCGCGCGCTGGTCTTCTCGGGCGATCACGTCGCGGCCGAGCCGATCGCGCGCGACGCGATCGCGATGCTCCCCGAGGGGCCGCTCCTCGCGCGCGCCCACGAGATGCTGGGGGTCGCCCTCGCCTATCGCGGAGATCCCGCCGCCGATCACCACCTCGACGTCGCGGAGCGCGCCGCGACCGATCCGCGCGCCGAGGTGCGCGTGCGCAGCTACCGCGCGATCGCGGCGTACCGGCGCGGCGCGCTCGACGAGGCGGCCGAGGGATACCGGCGCGCGCTCGAGCTCGCGCGCGCGCATCGCCTGCTCGATCAGATCGCGAGCGCCGCGCTGAACCTCGCGACGATCGACCATCGCGCGGGGCGCTTCGGGGGCGCGCTCGAGCTCTACGACGAGGCGCGCGAGCTCTCCGCCGCGCTCGGCATCCCGCGCGCGGAGGCGTCGGTGCGCGGAAACCTCGCGCAGCTCTATCTCGAGATCGGCGCGCTCGATCGCGCGCGCGCCCTGGCCCGCTCGGCGTGCGCGCTCGCGGAGCGACACGCGCTGCCGTTCACCGCGCGCGCGGCCGAGCTCGTCGAGGCGGAGATCGATCTGCGCGAGGGGCATCGCGACGCTGCACGGGCGCGCCTCGCGCGGCTGCGTCGCGCGTTCGAGGCCGATCGATCGAGCCGCGAGCTCGCGGAGACGATGATCCTGACGGCGCGGCTCGGTGGCGCGGACGTCCGCGAGGCGCTCGACGTCGCGCGCGCGGCGATCGAGGCCGCGCACGCCGACGATCTCTGGGCGCGCTTCCACCTGGCGCAGGCCGAGCACGAGACCGCGCGCGGCGCGCACCACGACGCGATGCGTGCGCTCGAGCGCGCGTCGGCGCGCGCACCGCAGGAGGCGGACCTGCGCGCGCACATCGAGGCCGCGTGCGCGCGGGTCGCCGCCGCGACCGGCGCGCGTCACGCCGCCCAGGAGCACGCGCGCGCCGCGCTCGCGTCGTGGGATCGATGCGCCGCGACGCTGCCGCCCGCGCTGCGCGAGGCGTTCGCGCGGCACCCCGATCGCGCGCCGATCTTCGCGAGCATGCGCGCCGAGAGCGCGCCGAGCCCCACGCGCGACGACGGTCGCGCGCGCGAGCTGGAGCGCTTGCTCGAGCTGGCGCGCAACGTCGCGCGCGCGAAGAGCGCGGACGAGATCCTCGAGCGCGCGATGGACGCCGCGATCGAGCTCACCCGCGCCGAGCGCGGCTTCGTGCTGCTGCGCGAGGGCGACGCGCTCTCGGCCGCGGTCGCGCGCAACATCGATCGCGAGGACCTCGCGGGCTCGGCGACGAAGTACAGCCGCACGATCGCGGCGCGCGTGATCGAGCGCGGCGATCCCGTCCTGACGACCGACGCGGCCGAGGACGAGCGGTTCGCGGGCGAGCGCTCGGTGCACGCGATGCGCCTCCGCTCCGTGCTCTGCGTCCCGGTGCGCGCCCACGACGCGGTGCTCGGCGCGCTCTACCTCGACAACCGCTTCGAGCGCGCGCGCTTCGACGACACCGACGTGCGGCTGTTGGCGGGGTTCGCCGATCACGTCGCGATCGCGCTCTCGAACGCGCGCCTCCGCGCCGAGCTCGAGCAGCGCACGCTGGAGCTCGAGGACGAGCGGCATCGCATCGAGGCGCTGCTCGACGCGCGCACGCGCGAGGTCGAGCACCTCTCGCGTCACGCGCTGTCGCCGAGCGCGTCGTCGTTCCACGGGCTCGTCGGTCGCACCCCTGCGATGCGGAAGCTCGTCGCGGCGATCGAGCGGCTCGCGAGCGCGACGGCGAGCGTGCTGATCGAAGGCGAGAGCGGGAGCGGCAAGGAGCTCGTCGCGCGCGCGATCCATCGCGCCGGGCCGCGCGCCGATCGTCCGTTCGTCGGCCTGAATTGCGGCGCGGTCCCCGAGTCGCTGCTCGAGTCGGAGCTGTTCGGCCACGTGCGCGGCGCGTTCACCGGCGCCGACCGCGATCGCGCCGGGCTCTTCGTGCAGGCCGCGGACGGCACGCTCTTCCTCGACGAGGTCGGCGAGATGTCCGAGGCGATGCAGGTGAAGCTCCTGCGCGCGCTCGAGTCGCGCGAGGTGCGTCCCGTCGGCGGCGCACGCACGATCCCGGTGCGCGCGCGGATCGTGTCCGCGACGAACCGGCGGCTCGAGCACGAGGTGCGCGCCGGGCGCTTCCGCGAGGATCTCTACTACCGGCTCGCGGTCGTCGTGCTCCCCGTGCCCCCGCTGCGCGAGCGCGCGGACGACATCCCGTGGATCGCGCGAAGCCTGCTCGAGCGGATCGACCCGCGCCTCGAGCTCACGCGCGGCGCGGTGGAGCGCCTCGCGCGGCACGCGTGGCCGGGCAACGTGCGCGAGCTCGAGAACGTGCTGCGCGCCGCGAGCGTGTTCGCGCGCGGGCGGCGCATCGACGCGGACGACCTCGTGATGCCGGTGATCCACGCGAGCCCGAGCGAGGACGAGCCGGCGCGCATCGCGCGCGCGCTCGAGCGGCACGCGTGGAACGTGTCGCTCGTGTCGCGCGAGCTCGGCATCCCGCGGATGACGCTGTATCGGCGCCTCCGCGAGCACGGGCTGACGCGCCCTCGGTGA
- a CDS encoding IgGFc-binding protein, which produces MRNAPTAIALLLAACTSGSRPPAEIACAPEDEGVITCVDAREVRCEAGGTAHARDCEHVCVEGRGCLRCEPELVACEDERTLAICDAEGTSLEQRACAPNERCVARQCADLCAEAAARHDYAGCEYVAVPIATPQLRAGFSFAVVIANASDHEANVSIEGGALDAAIARVVPARTTETFVLPWIDELSQIEQREQGGRSVIAPRGAYWIRSDVPVLATQWSPLDFRLDNTRCEDGPGCFSFTNDASLLLPLHALGARYHVASYAPLAFEQPAIAGEPYAAVVPGRGLFAIAATEPGETTVTVHASAPLDTPEGGRLEAGTSRAFTLAQGAVLQLVSSSPRDAAECAPQGRRRQCDAPSLDPTGTRIESSAPVAVFSGHGCAHVPFDRPACDHLEEQLLPDVALGARYVLGTIRPLHEQPAPSFARVLSIADANEVRFDPPIRAPITLDAGEHVLVEHDAPLVIDADAPLLVTQLVVGMSFDLEAPGAEGDPAMVLAAPIAQWRREYVFLVPGTYTSAYASVVAPAGTTVWLDGEPLEDTPMRVSDFELHDIALDRAAAVHQLEADHPVALTLHGYAPWTSYAHLGGLTVAPLVE; this is translated from the coding sequence ATGAGGAACGCGCCGACGGCGATCGCGCTCTTGCTCGCGGCGTGCACCAGCGGGTCCCGGCCACCAGCGGAGATCGCGTGCGCGCCCGAGGACGAAGGCGTGATCACGTGCGTCGACGCGCGCGAGGTGCGCTGCGAGGCCGGCGGCACGGCGCACGCGCGCGACTGCGAGCACGTGTGCGTGGAGGGGCGCGGCTGCCTGCGCTGCGAGCCCGAGCTCGTCGCGTGCGAGGACGAGCGCACGCTCGCGATCTGCGACGCCGAGGGCACGTCGCTCGAGCAGCGCGCGTGCGCACCGAACGAGCGCTGCGTCGCGCGACAGTGTGCCGATCTCTGCGCCGAGGCCGCCGCGCGCCACGACTACGCAGGCTGCGAGTACGTCGCGGTGCCGATCGCGACGCCGCAGCTGCGCGCGGGCTTCTCGTTCGCGGTCGTGATCGCGAACGCGAGCGACCACGAGGCGAACGTGTCGATCGAGGGCGGCGCGCTCGACGCCGCGATCGCGCGCGTCGTGCCCGCGCGCACGACCGAGACGTTCGTGCTGCCGTGGATCGACGAGCTCTCGCAGATCGAGCAGCGCGAGCAGGGCGGACGCTCGGTGATCGCGCCGCGCGGCGCGTACTGGATCCGCTCCGACGTGCCGGTGCTCGCGACGCAGTGGAGCCCGCTCGACTTCCGCCTCGACAACACGCGGTGCGAGGACGGTCCGGGCTGCTTCTCGTTCACCAACGACGCGTCGCTGCTCCTGCCGCTGCACGCGCTCGGCGCGCGGTACCACGTGGCCTCGTACGCGCCGCTCGCGTTCGAGCAGCCGGCGATCGCGGGCGAGCCGTACGCCGCCGTGGTGCCGGGGCGCGGGCTCTTCGCGATCGCGGCGACCGAGCCCGGCGAGACGACCGTCACGGTGCACGCGTCGGCGCCGCTCGACACGCCGGAGGGCGGGCGCCTCGAGGCCGGCACGTCGCGCGCGTTCACGCTCGCGCAGGGCGCGGTGCTGCAGCTCGTCTCGTCGTCGCCGCGCGACGCGGCGGAGTGCGCGCCGCAGGGACGGCGTCGCCAGTGCGACGCGCCCTCGCTCGATCCCACCGGCACGCGGATCGAGTCGAGCGCGCCCGTCGCGGTGTTCTCGGGCCACGGGTGCGCGCACGTGCCCTTCGATCGTCCCGCGTGCGATCACCTCGAGGAGCAGCTGCTGCCCGACGTCGCGCTCGGCGCGCGTTACGTGCTCGGCACGATCCGTCCGCTGCACGAGCAGCCCGCGCCGAGCTTCGCGCGCGTGCTCTCGATCGCCGACGCGAACGAGGTGCGCTTCGATCCGCCGATCCGTGCGCCCATCACGCTCGACGCGGGGGAGCACGTGCTGGTCGAGCACGACGCGCCCCTGGTGATCGACGCCGACGCGCCGCTCCTCGTGACCCAGCTCGTCGTCGGGATGAGCTTCGATCTCGAGGCGCCGGGCGCCGAGGGCGATCCCGCGATGGTGCTCGCGGCGCCGATCGCGCAGTGGCGCCGCGAGTACGTGTTCTTGGTGCCGGGCACGTACACGTCGGCGTACGCGAGCGTCGTCGCGCCGGCGGGCACGACGGTCTGGCTCGACGGCGAGCCGCTCGAGGACACGCCGATGCGCGTGTCGGACTTCGAGCTCCACGACATCGCCCTCGATCGCGCGGCCGCGGTCCACCAGCTCGAGGCCGATCACCCCGTCGCGCTGACGCTGCACGGCTACGCGCCGTGGACGTCGTACGCGCACCTCGGCGGGCTCACCGTCGCGCCGCTCGTCGAGTGA